In Armatimonadia bacterium, the following are encoded in one genomic region:
- a CDS encoding electron transfer flavoprotein subunit beta/FixA family protein → MNLIVCIKQVPDTTEVRIDPVTNTLVREGVPSIINPFDENAIEEALQLREKYGGEVTILTMGPPQAADALRQALAMGADKAVLLCDRAFAGSDTLATSYALSKAVRYLGEYDMILCGKQAFDGDTAQVGPGLAEHLGIPQATYAIQVGVEGKKARVKRLLDDRFELVEMSMPCLITVVKQINDPRHASLKGVMKARKAEIPTLSAEDIGADPERCGLNGSPTNVVRIFTPQRTRKAERLEGEPPEMVATLVEKLRADKVL, encoded by the coding sequence ATGAACCTCATCGTCTGTATCAAGCAAGTTCCGGACACCACTGAGGTCCGGATTGACCCGGTCACCAATACGCTGGTTCGCGAAGGGGTTCCGAGCATCATCAACCCCTTCGACGAGAACGCGATCGAAGAGGCGCTCCAGCTCCGCGAGAAGTACGGCGGCGAGGTCACCATCCTCACCATGGGGCCACCGCAGGCTGCCGATGCCTTGCGTCAGGCCCTGGCCATGGGCGCCGACAAGGCCGTGCTGCTATGCGACCGTGCCTTCGCCGGCAGCGACACTCTCGCCACCAGCTACGCACTGTCCAAGGCCGTGCGCTACCTCGGCGAGTATGACATGATCCTCTGCGGTAAGCAGGCCTTCGACGGTGACACCGCGCAGGTCGGCCCCGGTCTCGCCGAGCACCTGGGCATCCCCCAGGCCACCTACGCCATCCAGGTCGGGGTGGAGGGCAAGAAGGCCCGTGTGAAGCGCCTGCTGGATGATCGCTTCGAGCTCGTCGAGATGTCCATGCCCTGCCTGATCACCGTGGTCAAGCAGATCAACGACCCGCGGCACGCCAGCCTCAAGGGCGTCATGAAGGCCCGCAAGGCCGAGATTCCGACTCTGAGTGCCGAGGACATCGGTGCCGACCCGGAGCGCTGTGGCCTGAACGGATCGCCCACCAACGTGGTGCGCATCTTCACTCCGCAGCGTACCCGCAAGGCCGAACGCCTCGAGGGTGAGCCGCCGGAGATGGTAGCGACGCTCGTTGAGAAGCTGAGGGCAGACAAGGTCCTCTAG
- a CDS encoding electron transfer flavoprotein subunit alpha — MSIHVDLEKCTGCKLCLSACPYGAVVVEEGKARFTDDCNGCGACASSCRFDAIIVELPKKEDVDTSQYSGIWVIAEVHDGRLADVTLELLGEARRLAETLGEEVSLALPGNGVEGLIPQAAAYGADKVYLVEHEVLTQYRTGPYTDVMSGLIHTYKPEIVLIGATPMGRDLASRIAARIGAGLTADCTGLDIDVETRLLQQTRPAFGGNIMATILCRNARPQMSTVRPRVMKKIEPREGVTPQVVRVSVDLNERVVASKIVEILREEGGEQVNLQDAEIIVSGGRGLKKPENFSLIRELADALGGAVGASRATVDAGWIPAYHQVGQTGKTVQPKLYVAVGISGAVQHLAGMSSSDCIVAINNDPSAPIFDVATYGIVGDLFEVVPVLTKAIKEEFGR; from the coding sequence ATGTCCATTCACGTTGATCTTGAGAAGTGCACCGGCTGCAAGCTCTGCCTCAGCGCGTGCCCCTACGGCGCCGTTGTCGTGGAAGAGGGCAAGGCCCGCTTCACCGACGATTGCAACGGCTGCGGGGCCTGCGCCTCCTCCTGCCGGTTCGACGCCATCATCGTCGAGCTGCCGAAGAAGGAAGACGTCGACACCAGCCAGTACAGCGGCATCTGGGTGATCGCCGAGGTCCATGACGGCCGCCTGGCCGATGTGACGCTGGAGCTTTTGGGCGAGGCCCGCCGACTTGCCGAGACTCTCGGCGAGGAAGTGTCGCTGGCGCTGCCCGGCAACGGAGTCGAAGGGCTTATCCCGCAGGCCGCCGCCTATGGCGCCGACAAGGTCTACCTGGTCGAGCATGAAGTGCTCACCCAGTACCGCACCGGTCCGTACACCGACGTCATGTCCGGTCTGATCCACACCTACAAGCCGGAGATCGTGCTCATCGGCGCGACTCCCATGGGCCGCGATCTCGCCAGCCGCATCGCCGCAAGGATCGGCGCCGGCCTCACCGCCGACTGCACGGGGCTCGATATCGACGTGGAGACCCGGCTGCTCCAGCAGACCCGTCCGGCTTTCGGCGGCAACATCATGGCGACGATCCTGTGCCGGAACGCTCGGCCGCAGATGTCCACCGTGCGCCCGCGGGTCATGAAGAAGATCGAGCCCCGCGAGGGTGTCACGCCGCAGGTCGTTCGCGTGTCGGTCGACCTCAACGAGCGCGTTGTGGCCTCCAAAATCGTCGAGATCCTCCGCGAAGAGGGCGGCGAGCAGGTCAACCTGCAGGATGCTGAGATCATCGTCTCGGGCGGCCGCGGGCTGAAGAAGCCCGAGAACTTCTCGCTCATCCGCGAACTGGCCGACGCCCTGGGTGGCGCTGTCGGCGCCTCGCGCGCAACGGTCGATGCCGGATGGATTCCCGCCTATCACCAGGTCGGCCAGACCGGCAAGACCGTGCAGCCGAAGCTCTACGTTGCTGTGGGTATCTCCGGCGCCGTGCAGCATCTGGCCGGGATGTCCTCCTCCGATTGCATCGTAGCGATCAACAACGATCCGAGCGCACCGATCTTCGACGTTGCCACCTACGGAATCGTGGGCGACCTCTTTGAGGTCGTCCCGGTGCTGACGAAGGCCATCAAGGAGGAGTTCGGGCGATAG
- the fabD gene encoding ACP S-malonyltransferase: MKPRIAYIFPGQGSQTPGMGRELAQDSPAAAEVFAAIDDALGFSLSEIMFGDDAAALMPTQIQQPAIFAHSMAAFAALRSRHRDGPQMLAGHSLGEYAAVCASGALELCEAACLVRTRGELMGKAAEEVGGAMAAVLGMTNEEVEALVQEASSAGVLAIANYNTPGQVVISGEAEAVARARELARERSKKVIPLKVSGAFHSPLMAPAAEALRPHLEAADLCKAMVPVVSNVDAVSRWDAEGIRQGLIAQVTQSVRWEDSVRCMIALGVEAFIELGPGSVLSKMIPRIEDGVPAFSVGTLAEVYAVLELLG; encoded by the coding sequence ATGAAGCCCAGGATCGCCTACATATTCCCCGGACAGGGGTCTCAGACGCCCGGCATGGGCAGAGAGCTTGCGCAGGACTCTCCGGCGGCCGCCGAAGTTTTTGCGGCCATCGATGACGCTCTGGGCTTTTCTCTCAGCGAGATCATGTTCGGCGACGATGCCGCCGCGCTGATGCCGACGCAGATCCAGCAGCCCGCGATCTTCGCCCACAGCATGGCCGCCTTCGCAGCACTGCGCAGCCGCCACCGCGACGGACCGCAGATGCTTGCCGGACACAGCCTGGGCGAGTACGCCGCCGTTTGTGCGTCCGGAGCCCTGGAGCTGTGCGAGGCTGCCTGCCTGGTGCGCACCCGCGGTGAACTGATGGGCAAGGCCGCCGAGGAAGTCGGTGGCGCCATGGCCGCCGTCCTGGGGATGACAAACGAGGAAGTCGAGGCTCTGGTTCAGGAGGCCTCCTCAGCAGGCGTCCTGGCTATTGCGAACTACAACACGCCGGGTCAGGTCGTTATCTCGGGCGAGGCCGAGGCGGTAGCCAGAGCCCGCGAACTGGCCCGCGAGCGCTCCAAGAAGGTCATCCCGCTCAAGGTCAGCGGCGCCTTCCACTCACCACTGATGGCTCCGGCGGCCGAGGCCCTGCGGCCTCACCTGGAAGCGGCCGACCTGTGCAAAGCCATGGTGCCGGTGGTGTCGAACGTGGACGCCGTTTCGCGCTGGGACGCCGAGGGCATCAGGCAGGGCCTCATCGCCCAGGTGACCCAGAGCGTGCGCTGGGAAGACAGTGTGCGCTGCATGATCGCTCTCGGAGTTGAGGCGTTCATCGAGCTCGGGCCGGGCAGCGTTCTGAGCAAGATGATCCCGCGCATCGAGGACGGGGTGCCTGCCTTCAGCGTCGGGACCCTGGCCGAAGTGTACGCGGTGCTGGAGCTGCTGGGCTGA
- the fabG gene encoding 3-oxoacyl-[acyl-carrier-protein] reductase produces the protein MVLEGKIAVVTGAGGLIGRHIAKTLASDGADIVVNDMVEQTAKQTAEEIEAMGRQTLVTIGSVAKAEDVDAMVEAALERFGRIDIMVNNAGITRDGLLVRMKEDQWDLVLDVNLKSAFLCTRAVARPMMKQKGGRIINIASVVGVTGNAGQANYSASKGGLIALTKTTAKELASRNVNCNAVAPGFIETPMTEQLPEEARTAWLANIPLGRPGTAQDVADVVAFLAGPRSSYVTGQVIRICGGMVM, from the coding sequence ATGGTTCTCGAAGGCAAGATCGCAGTCGTGACCGGCGCAGGGGGCCTCATCGGGCGGCATATCGCCAAGACCCTGGCCTCCGATGGTGCGGACATCGTCGTCAACGACATGGTGGAGCAGACGGCCAAGCAGACGGCGGAGGAGATCGAGGCAATGGGCCGGCAGACGCTGGTTACCATCGGTAGCGTCGCCAAGGCCGAGGACGTCGACGCCATGGTCGAGGCCGCCCTGGAGCGCTTTGGTCGCATCGACATCATGGTCAACAACGCCGGTATCACCCGGGACGGTCTCCTTGTGCGCATGAAGGAGGACCAGTGGGACCTGGTGCTCGACGTAAACCTCAAGAGCGCCTTCCTGTGCACCCGTGCCGTTGCGCGCCCGATGATGAAGCAGAAGGGCGGGCGGATCATCAACATCGCCTCGGTCGTCGGTGTGACGGGCAACGCCGGACAGGCCAACTACTCGGCCTCCAAGGGCGGGCTCATCGCTCTGACCAAGACTACGGCGAAGGAACTTGCCAGCCGCAACGTCAACTGCAACGCGGTTGCACCGGGCTTCATCGAGACACCGATGACAGAGCAACTGCCTGAGGAGGCACGGACTGCCTGGCTGGCGAACATCCCGCTGGGCCGGCCGGGCACGGCGCAAGATGTGGCTGACGTGGTCGCATTCCTGGCGGGCCCGCGGTCGTCTTACGTGACCGGTCAGGTGATCAGGATCTGTGGCGGCATGGTGATGTAG
- the acpP gene encoding acyl carrier protein, which translates to MALFEKVKEVIVRELSVPESKVTESASFDGDLSADSLDVVELVMALEDEFDIEIPEEDAEKIRTVGDAVRYLEEKGVSA; encoded by the coding sequence ATGGCCCTGTTCGAGAAAGTCAAGGAAGTTATCGTCCGTGAGTTGTCCGTTCCGGAGAGCAAAGTCACCGAGAGCGCGAGCTTCGATGGCGACCTGAGCGCCGACTCGCTGGACGTTGTCGAGCTGGTTATGGCCCTCGAGGACGAGTTCGACATCGAGATCCCGGAAGAAGACGCAGAGAAGATCCGCACGGTGGGCGACGCTGTTCGCTACCTTGAGGAGAAGGGCGTTAGCGCGTAA
- the fabF gene encoding beta-ketoacyl-ACP synthase II: MLNRVVITGIGCISPVGHSLAEVWSAAVEGRTGVKQIELFDTTEYDVHFAAEISNWDPTAFMDGKLAKRCDRFVQFAIAAADQALADAQLGIAEDNADDIGVVIGSGIGGMHVWEAQHEILLNRGPKRVSPFLIPMLISDMASGMVSIHTGARGPNYAVVSACASSTNAIGDGFEHIRRGTAKMMITGGTEAAITPIGLAGFCAAKALSTRNDDPATACRPFDKTRDGFVMGEGSTIVVLEELSHAVGRGARIYGEIVGYGASGDAHNMVAPEPSGTCAASAMRAALKQAEMTPDEIDYVNAHAPGTPGGDDMEARALGLLYSGDYSPMVNSTKPIHGHQLGSTGATELALSLMMIRDGLVARTLNCNEVDDDIRIDVVRGQNREARVDTIMTNSFGFGGHNAVLIARRYEG; the protein is encoded by the coding sequence ATGCTGAACCGAGTCGTCATCACCGGAATTGGCTGCATCTCCCCAGTGGGACACTCGCTGGCCGAGGTATGGTCTGCCGCCGTCGAGGGACGGACCGGCGTCAAGCAGATCGAGCTGTTTGACACGACCGAGTATGACGTCCATTTCGCCGCGGAGATCAGCAACTGGGACCCGACGGCCTTCATGGACGGCAAGCTGGCCAAGCGCTGCGACCGCTTCGTGCAGTTCGCCATCGCAGCGGCCGACCAGGCTCTCGCCGACGCCCAGTTGGGCATCGCTGAAGATAACGCTGACGACATCGGCGTCGTGATCGGCTCGGGCATCGGCGGCATGCACGTCTGGGAGGCCCAGCACGAGATCCTGCTCAACCGGGGTCCCAAGCGTGTGTCGCCCTTCCTGATCCCGATGCTGATCTCGGACATGGCCTCGGGGATGGTCTCCATCCACACCGGCGCTCGCGGGCCGAACTATGCCGTGGTTTCGGCCTGCGCCAGCTCCACCAACGCCATCGGTGACGGCTTCGAGCACATCCGTCGCGGCACCGCGAAGATGATGATCACCGGCGGCACCGAGGCGGCCATTACCCCGATCGGGCTGGCCGGCTTCTGCGCCGCCAAGGCACTCTCGACTCGCAACGACGATCCGGCGACGGCCTGCCGGCCCTTCGACAAGACCCGCGACGGCTTCGTCATGGGCGAGGGTTCCACGATCGTGGTCCTTGAGGAACTCAGCCACGCCGTGGGGCGCGGTGCGAGGATCTACGGCGAGATCGTGGGCTACGGCGCCAGTGGGGATGCGCACAACATGGTTGCGCCGGAGCCCTCGGGAACCTGCGCCGCCAGTGCGATGCGAGCCGCCCTCAAGCAAGCAGAGATGACGCCCGACGAGATCGACTATGTCAACGCGCATGCGCCGGGGACTCCGGGCGGCGACGACATGGAAGCGCGGGCACTGGGGCTGCTGTACTCGGGCGACTACTCGCCGATGGTGAACTCCACCAAGCCCATCCACGGTCACCAGCTTGGCTCCACCGGTGCGACCGAACTCGCACTGTCCCTGATGATGATCCGCGACGGCCTGGTGGCACGCACGCTCAACTGCAACGAGGTCGACGACGACATCCGCATCGACGTGGTGAGGGGTCAGAACCGCGAAGCTCGCGTCGACACGATCATGACCAATTCCTTCGGCTTCGGTGGGCACAATGCTGTACTCATCGCCCGCCGCTACGAGGGCTGA
- the rnc gene encoding ribonuclease III has product MEERRNNETNNHLTQADLSDKHWETVAQEIGLPEGMSTALLRQAFTHASFAREANMGATASNQRLEFLGDAVLDVILVEYLYLRHPDIPEGQLTKMKATAARSQTLARIARQLHLGTYLLLGRGEQETGGREKPSLLADSFEALVGAIYLATGLERTRSFVLSRFEQVLAEIEAQSTIYDHKTSLQELLQEHAKQTPSYVTVQTLGPPHDRTFVVRVQFRGINIGEGEGSSKQAAQQAAARHALETQETWLPDALAEK; this is encoded by the coding sequence GTGGAAGAACGCCGCAACAACGAGACAAACAACCATCTCACGCAGGCCGACCTGAGTGACAAGCACTGGGAAACGGTCGCGCAGGAAATCGGCTTACCTGAGGGCATGTCGACGGCACTGCTGCGCCAGGCCTTCACCCATGCTTCCTTCGCCCGCGAGGCGAACATGGGCGCTACGGCCTCCAACCAGCGATTGGAGTTCCTGGGCGACGCCGTACTCGACGTCATCCTCGTCGAGTACCTGTACCTGCGCCACCCGGACATCCCCGAAGGCCAACTGACCAAGATGAAGGCGACGGCCGCCCGGTCGCAGACCCTGGCGCGGATCGCCCGGCAGCTTCACCTGGGTACCTATCTGCTCCTGGGACGCGGCGAGCAGGAGACCGGTGGCCGCGAGAAGCCTTCTCTGCTGGCGGACTCCTTCGAGGCCCTGGTCGGCGCGATCTACCTGGCGACCGGCCTCGAAAGGACTCGCAGCTTCGTCCTCAGCCGCTTCGAGCAGGTGCTGGCCGAGATCGAGGCGCAGTCGACTATCTACGACCACAAGACGAGTCTGCAGGAGCTGCTCCAGGAGCACGCGAAGCAGACGCCCTCCTACGTCACGGTGCAGACCCTTGGGCCGCCACATGACCGGACCTTCGTCGTGCGGGTGCAGTTCCGGGGCATCAACATCGGTGAGGGTGAGGGCTCCAGCAAGCAGGCCGCCCAGCAGGCAGCCGCTCGACACGCCCTCGAAACCCAGGAGACGTGGCTCCCCGACGCGCTTGCGGAGAAGTAG
- a CDS encoding GyrI-like domain-containing protein → MPAVKRTDPQILEMPDQTMAVVYTHGEPGPQMERVMPALFGSVFGLKFTLRKQGREMKVGPLRARWPDAHTVARDEWTGIWGLPIPEDVTEIASKDQTVELKVERWTYGTVAQILHIGPYSEEKPSVDRLHEFIAAKGYELAGPHEEEYLTKPDAREVRTILRYAVRKC, encoded by the coding sequence ATGCCGGCTGTCAAGCGCACGGACCCGCAGATCCTGGAGATGCCGGACCAGACCATGGCCGTCGTGTACACCCACGGCGAGCCCGGCCCACAGATGGAGCGGGTGATGCCTGCCCTGTTCGGGAGCGTCTTTGGGCTGAAGTTCACTCTCAGGAAGCAGGGGCGCGAGATGAAGGTCGGCCCGCTGCGCGCACGGTGGCCGGACGCGCACACCGTAGCCAGAGACGAGTGGACGGGCATCTGGGGCCTGCCGATCCCCGAGGACGTTACCGAGATCGCCTCGAAGGACCAGACGGTGGAGTTGAAGGTGGAGCGCTGGACCTATGGCACGGTGGCGCAGATCCTGCACATCGGTCCCTACTCGGAGGAGAAGCCGTCGGTCGATCGCCTGCACGAGTTCATCGCAGCCAAGGGCTACGAACTCGCGGGCCCGCACGAAGAGGAGTACCTGACCAAACCCGATGCGCGGGAGGTCCGCACGATTCTGCGCTATGCGGTGCGGAAGTGTTAG
- a CDS encoding NUDIX domain-containing protein gives MSRRPMRVRAVAVVIYDDETLLVESTHSPGSWVPPGGRVESREALQEAAVREVAEETGVQVETAGMIAYRELWWGEEDLLEFYFAARPIGESAGWAGSGPEGRPAKWVRLEDLDSLQCYPLALHALCRLAQEALEGSELVAWHMGTEEVRE, from the coding sequence ATGAGTCGTCGCCCGATGAGAGTCCGCGCTGTGGCCGTCGTCATCTACGACGACGAGACGCTTTTGGTGGAGTCCACGCACTCGCCTGGGTCCTGGGTGCCGCCGGGTGGACGCGTCGAGAGTCGCGAGGCCTTGCAGGAGGCGGCGGTGCGCGAAGTGGCCGAAGAGACCGGCGTGCAGGTAGAGACTGCGGGGATGATCGCCTATCGTGAGCTGTGGTGGGGTGAGGAGGACCTGCTGGAGTTCTACTTCGCCGCTCGACCCATCGGCGAATCGGCCGGCTGGGCCGGTTCAGGTCCCGAAGGGCGTCCTGCGAAGTGGGTGCGACTGGAGGACCTGGACAGCCTGCAGTGCTACCCGCTGGCGCTTCATGCTCTCTGCCGACTGGCCCAGGAAGCCCTCGAGGGCTCTGAACTCGTGGCCTGGCACATGGGTACCGAGGAGGTCCGGGAATGA
- a CDS encoding DegT/DnrJ/EryC1/StrS family aminotransferase gives MSKLAIYGGPRTLDPAEIKPWPPIDETDEKLVLDALHAEKQARGDHALAFEKEFAEWNGNRYALLTNSGTAALHMGLVGCGVGAGDHVLVTAYTWSSSATCILHHNAIPIFVDIDFDTINMDVDKIEAAITPRTKAIVAVNLHGLCLDYDKLLAVARKHGLKVVEDCCQAHGAQFHGKNCGTFGDCAAFSLNQNKCMCSGEGGVFVTDDEEVYQNASQLWSFGEVRKPEERRDYHAYALGWMYRNNELTAAFARAQLAKYPRHFEMLRRNGAVLNEILPGTRALILPTEPEGFVHNWYNYNLRVDYQAAGWTGDRRRFRDAVNAALNAEGVPTSIWQQFILPEMTVFQAKNAYGGGFPWSIPGADEGVNYDPAQFPVAQRHCESYIALVMALRAPNGPDIAEKIGLGIRKVFDNIGEIDPDRILPQQ, from the coding sequence ATGAGCAAGCTGGCAATCTACGGAGGCCCCAGGACCCTGGACCCGGCGGAGATCAAGCCCTGGCCGCCAATCGATGAGACCGACGAGAAGCTGGTGCTGGACGCCCTGCACGCGGAGAAGCAGGCTCGTGGCGATCACGCCCTCGCCTTCGAGAAAGAGTTCGCGGAGTGGAACGGCAACCGGTATGCCCTCCTCACAAACAGCGGCACGGCAGCTCTGCACATGGGCCTCGTCGGCTGCGGCGTCGGCGCCGGCGACCATGTGCTGGTCACCGCCTACACCTGGAGCTCCAGTGCTACCTGCATCCTGCACCACAACGCCATCCCCATCTTCGTCGACATCGACTTTGACACCATCAACATGGACGTCGACAAGATTGAGGCCGCGATCACTCCTCGCACCAAGGCGATCGTCGCAGTGAACCTGCACGGCCTGTGCCTGGACTATGACAAGCTCCTGGCCGTCGCCCGCAAGCACGGCCTCAAGGTCGTCGAGGACTGCTGCCAGGCACACGGCGCGCAGTTCCATGGCAAGAACTGCGGCACTTTCGGCGACTGCGCCGCCTTCAGTCTGAATCAGAACAAGTGCATGTGCAGCGGTGAGGGCGGCGTCTTCGTCACCGACGACGAGGAGGTCTACCAGAACGCCTCGCAGCTCTGGAGCTTCGGCGAGGTCCGTAAGCCCGAGGAGCGCCGGGACTACCATGCCTACGCCCTGGGCTGGATGTACCGCAACAACGAGCTGACGGCCGCCTTCGCTCGCGCCCAGTTGGCCAAGTACCCGCGTCACTTCGAGATGCTGCGGCGCAACGGTGCGGTGCTCAATGAGATCCTGCCGGGCACTCGTGCCCTCATCCTGCCCACTGAGCCCGAGGGCTTCGTGCACAACTGGTACAACTACAACCTGCGCGTCGACTACCAGGCCGCCGGATGGACCGGCGATCGGCGCCGCTTCCGCGATGCCGTCAATGCCGCGCTCAATGCCGAGGGCGTACCCACCAGCATCTGGCAGCAGTTCATCCTGCCCGAGATGACGGTCTTCCAGGCCAAGAACGCCTACGGTGGCGGGTTCCCCTGGTCGATCCCCGGCGCCGATGAGGGCGTCAACTACGACCCGGCGCAGTTCCCGGTGGCGCAGCGTCACTGCGAGAGCTACATCGCCCTCGTCATGGCTCTGCGCGCGCCCAATGGCCCGGACATCGCCGAGAAGATCGGCCTCGGCATCCGCAAGGTCTTCGACAACATCGGCGAGATCGATCCCGATCGCATCCTCCCGCAACAGTAA
- a CDS encoding sugar phosphate isomerase/epimerase, whose product MKLCMMSYTMARQGVGVEDIVRCAEELKLEGIDWVSTYDRDPHELKKLSDAAGLTVACHTFFLPGFASGSDWRGAAKRGLDNARVLGAPVVMIPTGTAPDLSRDEFRRQWTDALEEIAPLAREAEIALTIENFPGAESAFVTAADFYAAKERVPDLKLTFDDGNAASGEDPVASFEACAKDVVHIHLKDWIVRTEPTEGYRKMLDGRYFKAALIGEGDIPTAACWEAFRRAGYAGFINIEYESNEIPAAEAMKSAVDFLRSL is encoded by the coding sequence TTGAAGCTGTGCATGATGAGCTACACCATGGCCCGTCAGGGCGTGGGCGTCGAGGATATCGTCCGCTGCGCCGAAGAGCTCAAGCTCGAGGGCATCGACTGGGTCAGCACCTATGATCGTGACCCGCACGAGCTGAAGAAGCTCAGTGACGCCGCCGGTCTGACGGTCGCCTGTCACACCTTCTTCCTGCCGGGCTTTGCCTCCGGGAGCGACTGGCGTGGTGCGGCTAAGCGAGGACTCGACAACGCCCGCGTCCTGGGCGCACCCGTGGTGATGATTCCGACAGGGACCGCCCCGGACCTGAGCCGCGACGAGTTCCGACGTCAGTGGACCGATGCCCTGGAGGAGATCGCACCCCTGGCCCGTGAGGCCGAGATCGCGTTGACGATCGAGAACTTCCCGGGTGCCGAGAGCGCCTTCGTCACCGCCGCCGACTTCTATGCCGCGAAGGAGCGCGTGCCCGACCTGAAGCTCACCTTCGACGACGGGAACGCCGCCAGTGGTGAAGACCCGGTCGCCTCCTTCGAGGCTTGTGCGAAGGACGTCGTCCACATCCACCTGAAGGACTGGATCGTGCGAACCGAGCCGACCGAAGGGTACCGCAAGATGCTCGATGGTCGGTACTTCAAGGCCGCTCTGATCGGCGAGGGCGACATCCCGACCGCTGCCTGCTGGGAGGCTTTCCGCCGGGCAGGCTATGCGGGCTTCATCAACATCGAGTATGAGAGCAACGAGATTCCGGCCGCCGAGGCCATGAAGAGCGCAGTCGATTTCCTCCGGAGCCTCTGA